A genomic segment from Gemmatimonadaceae bacterium encodes:
- a CDS encoding PH domain-containing protein produces the protein MTETFAIIPGQIRGVWVFLLLLLPLVAILGAGGALTLSLIGARNARFEVSASGLRLRGDLYGRMVPAASLQLDQARPVDLTRDRDLQPVRRSVGTALPGYRSGWFSLRNGQRALLYVTDPSRVAYVPTRDRYVILLSVADPAALIARLRRSQQRPWSSRP, from the coding sequence ATGACGGAAACTTTCGCGATCATTCCCGGTCAAATTCGCGGCGTGTGGGTATTCCTGCTGCTCCTGTTGCCTCTCGTCGCGATCCTCGGCGCCGGCGGCGCGCTGACACTTTCGCTCATTGGCGCGCGGAACGCGCGGTTCGAGGTCTCCGCGTCCGGTCTCCGTCTTCGCGGCGACTTGTACGGTCGCATGGTGCCGGCGGCGTCGCTGCAACTCGATCAAGCGCGCCCCGTCGACCTGACTCGCGATCGCGATCTCCAACCCGTTCGTCGTTCCGTCGGAACGGCTCTGCCGGGCTATCGATCCGGCTGGTTCTCTTTGCGAAACGGACAGCGCGCGCTTCTCTATGTGACGGACCCGTCGCGCGTCGCCTACGTGCCCACGCGGGACCGGTACGTGATTCTGTTGAGCGTCGCGGATCCGGCGGCGTTGATCGCCAGACTGCGACGCTCCCAGCAGCGGCCTTGGTCGTCTCGACCATGA
- a CDS encoding DUF3224 domain-containing protein, which yields MKRTANARFAIKNWDEKPYSEGPELPKLTRASVSKTLTGDIEGEGHVEYLMMYRSDGTATFVGLERVNARIDGKSGSFVLQRNGAFEGGQAKETYTVVSGSGTGELRGLAGEGYTSVGHGMEHPFTLSYELE from the coding sequence ATGAAACGCACTGCGAACGCCCGCTTCGCCATCAAGAACTGGGACGAGAAGCCGTACAGCGAAGGTCCGGAGTTGCCGAAGCTGACTCGCGCCAGCGTGAGCAAGACGCTCACCGGCGACATCGAAGGCGAGGGCCACGTCGAGTATCTCATGATGTACCGGAGCGACGGCACGGCGACGTTCGTGGGCCTCGAGCGAGTGAACGCGCGAATCGACGGCAAGAGCGGATCCTTCGTGTTACAGCGCAACGGCGCGTTCGAGGGCGGCCAGGCGAAGGAGACCTACACCGTCGTGTCGGGCTCGGGAACGGGCGAACTGCGCGGACTCGCGGGCGAAGGGTATACCTCCGTCGGACACGGCATGGAACATCCGTTCACGCTCAGCTACGAGCTGGAATGA
- a CDS encoding VOC family protein — protein sequence MSRQSSERVTDQTSLTATDLGASLTVASVSRSRDWYREVLGFTLDREFEREGNLFAASMRAGAARVLLTQDNGAKGENRTKGEGFSLQFTTQGNVDAIADRAKAAGATLDTEPSDVWGQRVFRLRDPDGFRLVISSQREGDR from the coding sequence ATGAGCCGCCAATCTTCGGAACGGGTCACCGATCAGACGTCTCTCACGGCGACGGACCTCGGGGCATCGCTGACGGTGGCGAGCGTTTCCCGCAGTCGCGATTGGTATCGCGAAGTCCTCGGCTTCACCCTCGATCGAGAGTTCGAGCGCGAGGGCAACCTCTTTGCGGCGTCGATGCGCGCCGGCGCCGCTCGAGTCTTGCTGACCCAAGACAACGGCGCGAAGGGCGAAAACCGAACCAAAGGCGAAGGATTCTCCCTTCAGTTCACGACGCAGGGCAACGTGGACGCGATCGCCGACCGCGCAAAGGCGGCTGGAGCCACTTTGGATACGGAGCCGAGCGATGTTTGGGGGCAAAGAGTATTTCGGCTTCGCGACCCCGACGGCTTCAGGCTCGTGATCTCGTCACAGCGCGAAGGCGATCGCTAG
- a CDS encoding methionine--tRNA ligase yields MTKPIYVTTTIPYVNAPPHIGFALELVQADALARYNRLLGRDVRLQTGTDENAFKNVLSAQQRGIDVRQLVDENSSRFQRLTRVLDVSVDRFQRTTDPAHRRAVEDFFARIRSDDLFVDEYRGLYCPGCEDFYLESDGIDGCCPEHGTPLVEIAERNHFFRLSAYQSRLRDLISSRRIHILPAAREAEVLGFIARGLSDISISRDATRSQGWGIPYPGDSSQVVYVWIEALINYLSGLGFPDDGAIRCWDTAAKCHVIGKNVWKFHAVYWPALLLSAGLELPDRIIVHGFLTNEGRKISKSAGDAVDPVLYVDDFGADPIRYFLLRHARPFEDSDFSVERLTAAYNADLSNGLGNLTSRLTALCESANVPGFASPAREPPHRFHEHVESFRFDLALALLWGEITDLNRELGAARPWDDIKAGRLAEARVGLEPVVARLSTVAYWLSPFLPCTAQRVQDQLAARSIRRSEPLFPRRRVTTGGHSG; encoded by the coding sequence ATGACCAAACCGATCTATGTGACGACGACGATACCCTACGTGAACGCCCCGCCCCACATCGGCTTCGCGCTCGAGCTGGTGCAGGCGGACGCGCTCGCGCGATACAACCGTCTGCTCGGGCGCGACGTGCGGCTGCAAACGGGCACCGACGAGAACGCATTCAAGAACGTCCTCTCGGCGCAGCAGCGTGGAATCGACGTGCGACAGTTGGTCGACGAGAACTCTTCCCGTTTTCAGCGACTCACCCGGGTCCTCGACGTTTCGGTGGACCGCTTTCAGCGCACGACGGACCCGGCCCACCGGCGCGCGGTCGAAGATTTCTTCGCGCGCATTCGGTCCGATGACCTCTTCGTCGACGAATATCGTGGCCTGTATTGTCCCGGGTGCGAGGACTTCTATCTCGAAAGCGATGGCATCGACGGTTGTTGTCCTGAGCACGGCACGCCACTCGTCGAAATCGCCGAGCGAAATCACTTCTTTCGCCTGAGCGCGTATCAGTCGCGGTTGCGCGACCTGATTTCGTCGCGGCGAATTCACATCTTGCCGGCGGCGCGCGAAGCCGAGGTACTCGGGTTCATCGCGCGAGGTCTCTCCGACATCTCGATCTCCCGGGACGCAACGCGGTCACAAGGTTGGGGTATTCCCTACCCCGGCGATTCGTCGCAGGTCGTGTACGTGTGGATCGAGGCGCTGATCAACTACCTGTCCGGCCTCGGCTTTCCCGATGACGGCGCGATTCGTTGCTGGGACACGGCGGCCAAGTGCCACGTGATCGGCAAGAACGTCTGGAAGTTCCACGCGGTGTATTGGCCGGCGCTGTTGTTGTCCGCGGGACTCGAGCTTCCTGATCGAATCATCGTTCACGGTTTTCTGACGAACGAGGGACGCAAGATCAGCAAGTCGGCCGGAGACGCCGTCGATCCCGTGCTGTACGTCGACGACTTCGGTGCCGACCCGATTCGCTACTTTCTGCTGCGACACGCACGTCCATTCGAGGACTCGGATTTCTCTGTCGAAAGACTGACGGCGGCCTACAACGCGGACCTGTCCAACGGTCTGGGCAACCTCACGTCCCGGCTCACGGCGCTCTGCGAAAGCGCAAACGTTCCGGGATTCGCGTCGCCGGCGCGTGAGCCGCCGCACAGATTTCACGAACACGTCGAGTCGTTCCGCTTCGACCTCGCGCTGGCCCTGTTGTGGGGCGAGATCACGGACCTGAATCGCGAGTTGGGCGCGGCGCGACCGTGGGATGACATAAAGGCCGGACGACTCGCCGAAGCACGAGTTGGGCTCGAGCCCGTGGTCGCGCGTCTGTCGACGGTCGCTTACTGGCTGTCGCCATTTCTTCCGTGCACTGCGCAACGGGTTCAGGATCAGTTGGCGGCGCGGTCGATCAGGCGATCGGAGCCCTTGTTTCCCCGGCGCCGCGTGACAACCGGAGGGCATTCGGGATAA
- a CDS encoding response regulator transcription factor, with protein MRKTTLLFGLLGGGLIALLKLIEYRFLVVEHSLEIYGGLVALVFSALGIWLGLKLTRARHAIAPAQPAAAAPAQAAFVVDRTRLEALGITPREHEILGLIAAGLSNREIAERLFVSENTVKTHSSRLFEKLQAKRRTQAVQLAKEAGLIA; from the coding sequence GTGCGGAAAACGACCCTCCTTTTCGGACTGCTCGGCGGTGGGCTCATCGCGCTGCTCAAGCTCATCGAGTATCGCTTCCTCGTCGTCGAGCACTCGCTCGAGATCTATGGCGGGCTGGTGGCATTGGTCTTCTCGGCGCTTGGCATCTGGCTCGGCCTCAAGCTCACGCGCGCCCGACACGCGATCGCGCCGGCCCAACCGGCCGCGGCTGCGCCGGCGCAGGCTGCCTTCGTCGTCGATAGAACGCGGCTCGAGGCGCTCGGGATTACCCCCCGCGAGCACGAGATTCTTGGCCTGATCGCCGCTGGGCTGAGCAACCGCGAGATCGCCGAGCGGCTGTTCGTCAGCGAGAACACGGTGAAGACGCATTCAAGCCGACTATTCGAAAAGCTGCAGGCGAAACGCCGAACGCAGGCCGTCCAACTGGCGAAAGAGGCCGGATTGATCGCCTGA
- a CDS encoding DUF4199 domain-containing protein has protein sequence MKKTVWKFGLISGAIISALMLVTLPLEDRIGEHSLTVGYTTMVLAFLLIYFGIRSYRDNVGDGSIGFGRALAVGSLIAVISSVCYTATWEVVYFNFMPDFMTKYQAHEINKVKASGASQAVIDQRAAEMQRMAELYKNPAFNAAMTFIEPLPVGLVIALVSAGALRRRRSAADGASGVLATG, from the coding sequence GTGAAGAAAACCGTCTGGAAGTTCGGGCTGATCTCCGGGGCGATCATCTCCGCCCTGATGCTCGTCACGCTCCCCCTCGAGGACCGGATCGGTGAGCACAGCCTCACGGTCGGTTACACGACCATGGTGCTCGCATTCCTGTTGATCTACTTCGGAATTCGCTCTTACCGCGACAACGTCGGCGACGGCTCGATCGGGTTCGGACGTGCGTTGGCCGTCGGGTCGCTCATCGCGGTGATCTCGAGCGTTTGCTACACGGCCACCTGGGAAGTCGTCTACTTCAACTTCATGCCGGACTTCATGACCAAGTATCAGGCGCACGAGATCAACAAGGTCAAAGCCAGCGGGGCCAGCCAAGCGGTGATCGATCAGCGCGCGGCTGAGATGCAGCGAATGGCCGAGTTGTACAAGAATCCCGCCTTTAACGCGGCGATGACGTTCATCGAGCCGCTGCCTGTAGGATTGGTGATCGCGCTCGTGTCGGCCGGTGCGCTGCGACGGCGCCGCTCGGCCGCGGACGGCGCATCGGGAGTGCTCGCGACCGGATGA